CAGACACCGAGTTACAAAAAGAACTTGATGCACATTCAAAATTATTACTAAACAGTCTTTTGGGTGAAAAGCTATTAACAACCCCATGGCTTAGCTGTACTCCAAGAGAAGAAAATGACATGGATAGCCAATGGGGCTCAGAATCAGATCCGGCATTTCCTGATAACACAGAAAAACATCTTTTGTTCAACCGAGGAGCCTCTGAGTCAGGTGTTCTTAATGCTATACCCTTTATAATGCCTGTCCTCCTTTTTTCGTTAGACCATCTTAACATCAAGGGAAAAACCGGTTACGACTCTTATGCTTTACTGCATCATTTACCGGTAGGACTAGGAGCCAGTTATTATTATCTAACCAGACAGCAATCTTACGAAGAAAGGGTATCCAGTGGCTTTCAACCCGAAGGATCCGGAGACACAATTATACCCTTAATGAGCCTCGGCTATGCCATTTACGAATTTATAGATTCAGTAATAAATCGTAGCCCTGAATATTTATTTCATAGCAGTTTTTTGATTGCAGGAATATCCTCAGCTCACTATTATGGCATGATCTCAATGGTGACAGACGGGCTGTCAATGGAACTGTCTTCAATAGCTCTGCACTATTATCACAAACACAAAGGAACATCTAATTTTAACAGATACACTGTAGTCTACTTTATTTCCAGGTATGGAATGTACGGACATATATCTTATTCTATAGTAAATGCCTTCCTGACAAATAACGACTATGAGCACTATCCTTTATTAACTGGAGTTACGCACCCTCTACGAATCATCAAGGTTTCCGAACGAGGTCATTGCTCTGTAGCCCTGATTCCTTCGTTTAAGGTGCGTAACATCAGTTATTAATACAACTCGCAACGCCCGCCACTATTATTTCAGCATTCAATTTTGCCATGACGTACGGGTTAATTTTAAAGTTTATTAAATCGAACTCTCAAAAGTAGATAATCAGATGACGTCAAACATCATTCACAACTGTTCTATTTTCATACTAAAGTCTGCAAAATAAATCATCGTAACGATGAGAACACAGTCAACCAAGTCATTAGAGTTTGGACAAACCTGATCAAAATACACCCGCAACAAGCTACTCAAATGGGGCTGTTCACAGAATCCAAAATTAGTACTAGCGTCTACACCACACTTAATAGTAATGTGGCTCACTGCGGACACTGCACACCATGAATGGATAGAAGAGCAAAAACATTGTCAGAGAGCAACACTTGCTGGCAAATGGTCTGGGTAGAATGGAAGGCTGAAAGCCGGATGGTCTACTCGCTGAAATGATCTGTTAGCTATCCATCCATGGCTGAATAATAAATATAACCACAACAGAGAGCGACCTATGACAGTACTAAAAACATTAGGTATGGCTATTTTCGGGGCAGGCATCGCGGTTTCTTCCGTCAGCGCCAATTCTCCAACCGTTCAGCAACAGTTTGTGACCATTGGCACCGGCGGAGTAACCGGTGTTTATTACCCAACCGGTGGCGCAATCTGCCGTCTGGTTAACCGCTCCCGTAAAGACACTGGCATTCGTTGCTCTGTGGAATCCACCGGCGGCTCTGCCTATAACCTGAACACCATTCGCGCCGGTGATATGGACATGGGCATTGTTCAGTCAGACTGGCAGTTCCATGCCACCAACGGCACCAGCAAGTTTGAAGCCAATGGCCCGGACAAAGAACTTCGTGCCGTGTTCTCACTCCATCCTGAAGCCTTTACTGTGCTTGCCCGTAAAGACGCCAACATTAAAACCTTTGAAGACCTGAAAGGTAAGCGCGTCAATATCGGCAATCCAGGTTCTGGTCAGCGCGGCACCATGGAGCAACTCATGGCAGCCAGTGGCTGGACAACAAAAGTCTTCTCTCTGACTTCCGAGCTGAAATCCTCCGAACAGGCCAAAGCGCTGTGCGATAACAAAATCGACGCGTTTGTATTCACTGCCGGTCACCCCAGTGGTTCCCTGAAAGAAGCCACCACTTCCTGTGATACCAACCTGGTCACCGTCACCGGTCCAGCCGTCGATAAACTCATCAGCGAAAATCCTTACTACCGTACCGCCACCATTCCCGGCGGCATGTATCGTGGTAACGATGCAGACGTCCAAACCTTTGGTGTCGCCGCCACCTTTGTTGCTTCAACCCGTTTGAGCGATGAAACGGTTTATCAGGTAACCAAGTCTGTATTTGAAGACCTTTCTACCTTCAAACAAATGCATCAGGCATTTGGCACTCTGAAGAAGGAAGAAATGATTACCGATGGTTTGTCAGCACCTCTGCATAAAGGCGCTGAACGCTACTTTATGGAAGCTGGCCTGATCAAGAAGTGATTCTTGTTCGTCAATCATGAATGGTAAAACCCGGTTCACCGGGTTTTACCGTTGTTTATGGAATTCATCGATTAACGTTCAGGTCAGGTTTTCCCATGGAAGTCAAAACATCAAAAGAGGCTCTCAGGGAGGCTCAAAAAATTGCCCAGCAATCCGACCAGGGGGCACGAAGCCCGGTTGGTCTGACAGGAAGACTCATCCTTGCCGTCACACTCTGCTGGTCTCTGTTTCAACTGTGGTACGCATCACCACTGCCTTTTATTTTCAAATTCGGTATTTTCAATGACACTCAGGCCCGGGCCATTCACCTGAGCTTTGCGGTCTTTCTTGCTTTCATGGCGTTTCAGGCACGGCGCAAGTCGTATCGTGACCACGTTCCTGTTTACGACTGGATGATGGCACTCCTTGCCAGTTTCAGCTCTGCCTATTTGTACATTTTCAGCTCCGAGCTGGCTTATCGCTCGGGTGCTCCAACCACCATGGATCTGTTTGTTGCTGCTTCGGGCATTATCCTGCTACTGGAAGCTACCCGTCGTGCACTGGGACCTCCCCTGATGGTCGTTGCACTGGTGTTTATCACCTATGCCTTTGCCGGTCCCTACATGCCGGATGTCATTGCTCACAAAGGCGCCAGCTTTAACAAAGCCATGTCCCACTTCTGGATCACAACCGAAGGCGTCTTTGGCGTTGCCCTGGGGGTATCCACCAATTTTGTTTTCATGTTTGTGTTATTCGGTGCCTTGCTGGAAAGAGCCGGTGCCGGTAACTATTTCATTCAGGTTGCATTTTCATTGCTGGGTCATATGCGCGGCGGCCCCGCGAAAGCCGCAGTGGTTTCTTCCGGCTTGAGTGGCGTTGTATCCGGTTCATCCATTGCCAATGTCGTGACGACCGGCACCTTTACCATTCCACTAATGAAGCGGGTCGGATTCCCGCCCCACAAAGCGGGCGCTATAGAAGTTGCTGCCTCCACCAATGGTCAACTCACGCCCCCTATTATGGGAGCAGCCGCTTTTCTGATGGTAGAGTATGTGGGGATTTCCTATCTGGAAGTGATCAAGGCGGCACTCCTGCCCGCCATCATCTCTTACATAGCCCTGTTTTATATTGTTCACCTTGAAGCAGTAAAAGCCGGAATGGAAGGCTTGCCACGCAAACATACCCGTACCAAACTGCAGGCATTACTGTCGTTTACCGGAACCTTTG
Above is a window of Endozoicomonas montiporae CL-33 DNA encoding:
- a CDS encoding TAXI family TRAP transporter solute-binding subunit → MTVLKTLGMAIFGAGIAVSSVSANSPTVQQQFVTIGTGGVTGVYYPTGGAICRLVNRSRKDTGIRCSVESTGGSAYNLNTIRAGDMDMGIVQSDWQFHATNGTSKFEANGPDKELRAVFSLHPEAFTVLARKDANIKTFEDLKGKRVNIGNPGSGQRGTMEQLMAASGWTTKVFSLTSELKSSEQAKALCDNKIDAFVFTAGHPSGSLKEATTSCDTNLVTVTGPAVDKLISENPYYRTATIPGGMYRGNDADVQTFGVAATFVASTRLSDETVYQVTKSVFEDLSTFKQMHQAFGTLKKEEMITDGLSAPLHKGAERYFMEAGLIKK